In a genomic window of Candidatus Poribacteria bacterium:
- a CDS encoding tetratricopeptide repeat protein, translated as MGRKKRKRKKKRSVSSPFETSFYREGVEYFERGEYTKAISSWNRIPGGKGIKQLARLIAEAYFRRALSAYESESAKMAQIISDLHNAVRYMPECPIYNFHLGLAYHKMDRLDKAVEWYRRAVGLNPENERFRRHLAAVVAQVEDVGGLDDDKERGLIDAFHLLKGGKAEEALKVISEIESPRAFYLRGVALLMLQRYSEAKRMFRKAIEMGFENQGVLYHLGVAHAATGKLFSAVTAWEKALKLNLKTHLVKDALTKIYHQLADQYAVEKDALEKAIPIWRKLLKLNPKDDVARNNLVRAYFLEANEFVRKDELKKAINRWERIIELVPDNADALHNLALAYDKLGDPITANDYWEKAIKIWRGKGKSTEDRQLIRAKLRTAYEHLADNYMKVGLVGNAIRALKGAAVNAPDDFNLVFSLGNLLMNEGRISEAISEFQKALRVKPDDIEVLFRMGEAYEELGQHMKAARCYEKILKIEPDNEEITYRYCACYMHESDKYWNFPQRLLRLVKEGLERVPQAHPLRAFLVKAYLSDGDRRKAQELIDEGIALFPEAPNLYINLALSMETLNPEEMERYNKKALEVDRESYEIPLDIAMNYVNMGIYDKVEEYFREALSRAKGDEDEKIIFITLIKEIMDEEPELARRYAKELIKLFPKFGPGYLLMSFACYFCDEEKEAVKWLDRGIRMLRKSEDENEEMIEIMETIKMMIRKDIGLPFLEI; from the coding sequence ATGGGAAGAAAAAAGAGGAAAAGGAAGAAGAAAAGGAGTGTATCATCCCCTTTTGAGACCTCCTTCTATAGAGAAGGGGTCGAGTACTTCGAAAGGGGAGAGTATACCAAGGCCATATCATCCTGGAATAGGATACCGGGGGGGAAGGGGATAAAGCAGCTTGCTCGACTCATAGCGGAGGCATACTTTAGAAGGGCACTCTCAGCGTATGAGTCTGAATCGGCGAAGATGGCTCAGATTATCTCCGATCTTCATAACGCCGTCAGATATATGCCGGAGTGCCCGATATATAACTTTCATCTCGGCCTTGCATATCATAAGATGGATAGGCTCGACAAGGCGGTGGAGTGGTATCGGAGAGCAGTGGGGTTAAACCCTGAAAACGAGAGATTTAGAAGGCATCTCGCCGCCGTCGTTGCTCAGGTAGAGGATGTCGGTGGGTTGGACGATGATAAGGAGCGGGGTCTCATCGACGCCTTTCATCTCCTGAAGGGTGGAAAGGCCGAGGAGGCTTTAAAGGTTATCTCGGAGATCGAATCGCCTCGTGCCTTTTATCTAAGAGGCGTGGCTCTCCTGATGCTACAGAGATATAGCGAGGCCAAAAGGATGTTTCGAAAGGCTATCGAGATGGGATTTGAAAACCAAGGTGTGTTATACCATCTCGGCGTGGCACATGCTGCTACGGGCAAGTTGTTCAGCGCCGTAACCGCATGGGAGAAAGCGCTTAAACTGAACCTGAAAACCCACCTCGTCAAGGATGCCCTAACGAAGATCTATCACCAGCTCGCCGATCAATACGCCGTTGAAAAGGACGCGCTGGAGAAGGCGATCCCGATATGGAGAAAGCTACTGAAGTTGAATCCAAAGGATGATGTGGCGCGAAACAACCTTGTGAGAGCCTACTTCCTCGAGGCGAACGAATTCGTCCGAAAGGACGAGCTAAAAAAGGCTATCAACAGATGGGAGAGGATAATTGAGCTAGTCCCCGATAACGCCGATGCACTGCATAACCTTGCCCTCGCATACGATAAGCTTGGAGACCCGATCACCGCCAACGATTATTGGGAGAAGGCCATAAAGATATGGAGGGGAAAGGGAAAATCGACGGAGGATCGCCAGTTGATAAGGGCAAAGCTACGTACGGCGTACGAACATCTCGCTGATAACTATATGAAAGTGGGGCTCGTGGGAAACGCTATCAGAGCCTTAAAGGGCGCTGCCGTCAACGCACCGGATGACTTCAACCTTGTCTTCTCACTCGGCAATCTGCTCATGAACGAGGGAAGAATAAGTGAGGCGATCTCTGAGTTCCAAAAGGCGTTGAGGGTAAAGCCCGATGACATCGAGGTGCTGTTCAGAATGGGAGAGGCCTATGAGGAGTTGGGACAGCACATGAAGGCGGCTCGGTGTTATGAGAAGATACTCAAGATAGAGCCTGATAATGAGGAAATTACATACCGATACTGCGCTTGCTACATGCACGAGTCGGACAAATATTGGAACTTCCCTCAAAGGTTGTTGAGATTGGTCAAGGAAGGATTGGAAAGGGTTCCGCAGGCCCATCCGCTCAGGGCTTTCCTGGTGAAGGCTTATCTCAGCGATGGTGATAGGAGGAAAGCCCAGGAGCTGATCGACGAGGGAATCGCCCTGTTTCCGGAGGCCCCTAATCTCTACATCAACCTTGCTCTCTCGATGGAGACCTTGAACCCTGAGGAGATGGAACGGTATAACAAAAAAGCGCTTGAGGTCGACAGGGAATCCTATGAGATCCCGCTCGATATAGCGATGAACTATGTCAATATGGGGATATACGATAAGGTGGAGGAATACTTCCGCGAGGCTCTCAGCAGGGCCAAAGGTGACGAGGATGAAAAGATTATATTCATAACTCTGATTAAGGAGATAATGGATGAGGAGCCTGAACTCGCCAGGAGATATGCTAAGGAGCTGATTAAACTCTTTCCGAAATTCGGACCGGGATATCTCCTGATGAGCTTCGCCTGCTATTTCTGTGACGAAGAAAAGGAGGCCGTCAAATGGCTCGATAGAGGTATAAGAATGC